A stretch of Nitrospirae bacterium CG2_30_53_67 DNA encodes these proteins:
- a CDS encoding prevent-host-death family protein, whose translation MAKLPTIVPITDLRQDATAIVKRVAASREPVFITQRGRAAAVIVSMEAYEHTQHELEILRLLARGEKEIEAGKGYDLDAILAEADLLLKA comes from the coding sequence ATGGCTAAATTACCAACGATCGTTCCTATTACTGATCTTCGCCAAGATGCAACCGCTATCGTCAAGCGCGTTGCTGCCTCACGGGAACCTGTATTTATTACACAACGTGGTCGTGCGGCCGCTGTCATTGTAAGCATGGAAGCATACGAGCATACCCAGCATGAGTTGGAGATCCTGCGTTTGCTTGCCCGTGGTGAGAAAGAAATTGAAGCTGGAAAAGGATACGATCTTGATGCAATTCTTGCGGAAGCCGATTTACTTTTAAAGGCATGA